A genome region from Thermoplasmata archaeon includes the following:
- a CDS encoding site-specific integrase produces MDLLDSFEEDERRRGRKGSYVAYTVKVVRSWLRFGGVELPRGAVKVRDADRVFEETALSPDRLRAVLNAASAREKVAVSLMVMSGVRPMVLGNYLGLDGLQVRDLPDVRIEKREVRFDKLPLRIVVRRDLSKGGHSYATFIGSEGAGYLKTYLETRLRGGEKVGPESPIIVPERAKRTFIRTMNIGDLVRHAIRAAQLEDRPYVLRTTFATRLLTCESQGLVSHAHAQFWMGHRGDMTARYNLNRGQLTEETVEEMREAYK; encoded by the coding sequence GTGGACCTGTTGGACAGCTTCGAGGAGGACGAACGACGGCGCGGACGCAAGGGGAGTTACGTCGCCTACACGGTGAAAGTCGTCCGTTCTTGGCTCCGGTTCGGCGGGGTCGAGCTGCCGCGAGGAGCGGTTAAGGTCCGCGACGCGGACCGCGTGTTTGAGGAGACCGCTCTATCTCCCGACCGGCTCCGGGCCGTCCTCAATGCAGCGTCCGCCCGAGAGAAGGTCGCCGTCTCCCTGATGGTAATGAGCGGAGTCCGGCCGATGGTCCTCGGGAATTACCTCGGGCTTGATGGTCTGCAGGTCCGGGACCTTCCCGACGTGCGAATCGAAAAGCGAGAGGTACGGTTTGACAAGCTGCCCCTCCGAATCGTCGTGCGGCGGGACTTGTCAAAGGGGGGCCACTCTTACGCGACGTTCATCGGATCGGAGGGGGCAGGCTATCTGAAAACCTACCTTGAGACCCGGCTTCGCGGCGGAGAGAAAGTCGGCCCCGAGTCTCCTATCATCGTACCGGAGCGGGCAAAGCGGACGTTCATTCGAACCATGAATATCGGCGACCTAGTTCGACACGCGATCCGAGCCGCGCAGCTAGAAGACCGGCCGTACGTCTTGCGGACTACCTTCGCCACCCGCCTCCTCACCTGCGAGAGTCAGGGGCTAGTCTCCCACGCTCACGCTCAATTTTGGATGGGCCACCGGGGAGACATGACCGCTCGATACAACCTCAACCGGGGCCAGCTCACGGAGGAGACGGTAGAGGAGATGCGGGAGGCGTACAAGC